The following nucleotide sequence is from Mytilus galloprovincialis chromosome 12, xbMytGall1.hap1.1, whole genome shotgun sequence.
ttaaaaagtttaaccGGATTTCCTATTGTACGGTACGGTTACAACAGATTTAGCTACAAGTAAACCTTTACTACACGAAAACTTGCTTTTTGGAGCACACACCTTGTAGTCACAATGTAATGTATTTCGGAACCCTAGCCCAAACAATAGTTTATGTATTTGGTTCAAGGCTAAGTCGCTTATGAGATTGAACATTTGCGGTATTCAATTGACATGACATTTTGCTAAAATCTAACACAacattgtttttcatcaaataatcCGTCCCTAGAATAAACGGATGTGAAGTTACTGGGAGAATATACACATCAATATCAATTTCCCCTCGTGTCTCTATGTACAATTTAATTTTGGCTGTTCCCGTTACTTTAATTGTGTCATTATTGGCTAACCTAATTTCGGAACAATCCAACTGTTCAAATGATAATTTTTGCTTGTCGGTAACAGAATCAAACAAAGATTTTGACATGATATTTATCGAACTTCCAGAGTCAACTAATGCAGCCACTTTCAACTGATCgaaaaaaacatgtacaaaaattgatGCTTCTTTTGTGAACTGAAGTCTATGAAGGCACTCTCATAATCTATCACTGATTTGCTTTTATCGCTTAATGAGTTGTACCATGTTAAAGCCGGACCTTTGAGGTGTAAATGAAAAGCAGCTAGCATGCGCTTGTCAGTAAGATTAAATTCAGATAAACCGTGCAATGTGGAGAAAGATTCAAATTCAGTCAAAAACGTATTACCATTATCTTCAGGATATCCGTAGCCAAACGTTCCATATTAAATGTGTGTGGAAGCGAAACGCCGACGCTTGATGCTGGTTGAAATGATATTTGTGTAGGGTGGAGTTCTTGAATATCAGCAGTTTCAGCAATCGGAAGTTTATTTGTTGGTCTAGCTGCTGTTGAATGAGTTATTGTCGCATGTAATCAATCATGTGATGGagtttgaaaacaaaacagttcAGTTAAAGCATGAGCCTTCAAAAAtgagtcatttaaaaaaagttgtgagACCGATTCATTTTGTTTCGAGTCTGGTCCGTTTTCAATAGAATCTTCCACAAGTAAAGACGATTTGGTATCTTAACTCATAGTAGTAATGCGATTAATAATCTCAAAATTTGGTAAGACTGTTCTCACCGAAAACATATTTTGATGAATATGGCAAGACTGTTCTCACCAAAGAAATCTTATCTACACCCGTACAGTCTCTTAACAATGTTAACAACGCAAAATTCtctttatttacagttttattaaaaacatataGTATAGTATATACACACACAAGTTGACTGTTTATTATGCAAAGTCGGTCACCACCCGCCGACAATTCTCAACAGCCATAGTCTCGCCTTTTTGTTATAGAATGTTGTaaatcattgtatattatttaaagGTATTTGTAGTATAATCCATCTGACCCCTTTATCTACTAAGAGTCATACCAAGTTGTAACaggcaaatatatttttttggtaatGATGTCAAAATGGCAACCTTGAAATGTTTGTCTCAGTTTCGATTTTCATAACCACGTGTAAAATAATTGGTACCGATCACAGCCCTGTAAATGTCTaaaatttacattattttaaGGTACCTCCACCATTCTGTATCCTTGGGGACTTTTGTATATTAAGGACACATATAATAACGAATAAGATAGTTTTTGTTGTAATATATTgcactcaaataaaaataacGTCTGCTACCCTCATCGacaagagagaaaaaaagagaGAGTTAATATCAGTCCGGATACGGAATAACCCTTTCCGATTCCGGAGTGATACAGATACCAGACTGTAAACTAGCAACCATTATTCATAAcgaaaatatgtatataacacaAAGTCTAGTTTTTCGTGTTTattctattggtattgatttctGGATCCGGATATTACGATATTATTACCGTTTAAGTGATCTTTTTTTAATCAACTATACAATAACTAAGACAAATGTCATTCTTTTAAACAGCAAAATATTCAAATACACGAACCAGGGAATCTTAATTTATagagaaacaaacaattttaattttaatattcatgACATGTGACCATTTGTTTGCACTTAAAACTCGTGCGGTCATTTTTCTGACCATCGACTCTCGCTTAAACCTAAGAAGAGACACATGTATTCACGGATGATTTAATGtgaaattgtaattgtaattatgatattattgttattatgtttgtatttgatacatacatgtaacatACAGAATTAAAGGTTATAGCGAGTAGCACATCTACATTATGTCGTTTGTTCTTTGTTAAGGCCATAGACtatatttactttatatttgGACGAACATAGTGAGGGAGAATATAACTCTTATTAAACTGCTGGTAAATCATATATAGCCAATTGCACTTAGAGTTTTAAAAGTGTTCAAAAACAACgatcaattttattgtaaagtGTTATTTTGGTATGTGACCTGCACGTACATATTTCATAAGTCTCACAGCCTCAACATGCATAAACTTAAAGTCTTTTTTCAAACTTTGCTCGTCTAGTTCTTGAAGCACAGTACCATcgatgagattttttttaaaagtcttacAATAGTTTGACAAGTTAAGTCTTTTCAAAATTTGTTGTATGTCGTGAACGGATTTCTCAGTGACAAAAGATTTTGACGATCCACCTGACCAGCTGTTGTTTGCACTGTCACTGTCAGAAGCAATTGGTTCAGTAATacatttcatattttcaaatGGTTTTCCAAATTTTGTATCTCCTACTTCTATAACGCTGTAGGTTGAATCTTCTTCAAGTACCGTCATATATTCAACTGACTCTGTTGGTAGTGACGATGGTTTTTTTTCGAATTCTGAAAATCGTTGATTTGAACCTAGATACGGTGGCGGTTCATACATATCATATGTTTCATCTTGGAAACTTTTACTCTTTTGCCTAGATATAAACATTGGGGGTGTATCAGTCTTGTCGCTGCTGTGCATAGAGTCTAAAGGTAACAGATCTATTGGTATGGGGTTACCTGTCCCTGTAGTTGTTGAACTTCTGTTGAATCTTGTTATTTCTAAAAGCACAAGAGcatattgtattttttaaaagaaataaataaacaaagagTTTATTGCTAGCAAAACAGTATAGATTGCTTTCTCGGATATCCTTATTGAACGCATCATtaatttatcacattttttttttaattgattttttttcaaaaacttgtAATTAATGCAAGGTTCAGTAGCATATTAAAAATCTTGTGGCAAAATTAAAATGCTTGCCTTGATAAAGAACAAAATGTCTTATAACATGTCGTTGGCATTGACCAATATTTACGTTCTTATGTGACGAACACATATAAGAGCATGCACAGTAAGACTTTAGTACGATACTATATAAAACAATTGTAAATTGTATTATAAATTAGATATTTGCTGAAGAGCTTCAAACTGGAAAACATTGTAAGATCTTGACCTTAAAATTGAAACAACAGTAAATGTCGTAAGGAAAGATATTTTCTTTTACACGACGAAATAAATTATGAGAAGGGATAGGATTGTCATATTAGGCAACATGATTTTAAATGAACtagatgtaaataaaggcaacagtagtataccgctgtccgaaattcataaatcgattgagaaaaaaacaaatccgggttacaaactaaaactgattaCCAATTACATATGTCTTTTACAAATGTAATGTTGtcttttacaaatttaatgtttttacaaatgTTATGTTGTCTTTTACAAATGCAATGTtgtcttttaaaaatttaaggtttttacaaattaacatttgtaaaaaccttaaatttttaaaagacaACATGTTGTCTTTTACAAATGTAATGTTGTCTTTTACATATGTAATGTTGTCTTTTACAAATGTaatgttatcttttacaaatgtAATGTTGTTAAACATGATTTTGGGTAACTTAAAGACTTGTATCATCTTATTTTGGAGCCAGATGAAGGCTCTAGTTAATAAATCCTCCTTTAGTCACATATATCACTTTTatgaagaaacaaaaattaagtgATTCACAAGAAAAATGTAATCTAGTTACTCACCTGATGAACCCTCATAAAACGTGATGTTTCGCTGAACAAAAGCCTCCATAGACCATAGTTTTGCATGAAATTGATCTTGAGATTTATTGGCATATCCGGTGATGATGGAC
It contains:
- the LOC143053969 gene encoding uncharacterized protein LOC143053969, whose protein sequence is MSHRDDYTYDVEQQLPLPEFFRKYRDKLPLLVIVTDGFCGETKNDEYAYAEIIRLHKSCQQLRVLCKLSANDGAKEEFLSIPVDCSCMFSEVKKLKRVGKPKLMLELLAKKKLPFHVRYASSSDGVITPTLLECIKGVDILLMKTYIEDFFLGNCLQQEVLSPIPSIVALCPNISLSIITGYANKSQDQFHAKLWSMEAFVQRNITFYEGSSEITRFNRSSTTTGTGNPIPIDLLPLDSMHSSDKTDTPPMFISRQKSKSFQDETYDMYEPPPYLGSNQRFSEFEKKPSSLPTESVEYMTVLEEDSTYSVIEVGDTKFGKPFENMKCITEPIASDSDSANNSWSGGSSKSFVTEKSVHDIQQILKRLNLSNYCKTFKKNLIDGTVLQELDEQSLKKDFKFMHVEAVRLMKYVRAGHIPK